The Malus domestica chromosome 06, GDT2T_hap1 genome has a segment encoding these proteins:
- the LOC114823686 gene encoding subtilisin-like protease 3, producing the protein MEGKRFAIVLQIINLLGFIFVFDPSLVAADEEQNGMQTYIVWVEKPPVSLEPSALSQEDLERWYRSFLPENRIESSKKTRIVHAYHNVATGFAAKLTPEEVKAMEKKQGFVSAHPEAILPLHTTHSPNFLGLQQGSGFWKGANYGKGVIIGVLDTGISPDHPSFSDKGVPPPPAKWKGKCEFDGAVCNNKLIGARSFVDGQPAGGPPFDGEGHGTHTASTAGGNFVKRAAVFEMAKGTAVGMAPYAHLAIYKVCSILGCFEGDILAAFDAAVDDGVDVISLSVGGPSGPFYTDGIAIGAFGAMQRGIFVSCSAGNSGPSYSSLSNVAPWILTVGASTIDRSIRATTRLGNKKAYNGESLFQPKNFNSNSKLMLPLVYAGAIGNTSSPSCEHGTLENVRGKLVLCERGGMSGRVDKGAEVKRAGGAAMILVNQGIDGYSTSADPHVLPATHVSYAAGLKIKSYIKSTSKPTAIILFKGTVIGNSQAPSVASFSSRGPSVPSPGILKPDIIGPGVSILAAWPVPVDNAIKSKATFNIISGTSMSCPHLSGIAALLKSFHPDWSPAAIKSAIMTTADVHNLGGKSIVDQTLRPADIFAIGAGHVNPTKANDPGLIYDTQPNDYIRYLCGLKYTEKQIQIVTQQKVKCSEVGSISEAQLNYPTFSLIVGSNNKTRSQLYTRTVKNVGPANSTYKLEILAPQKMNVDVSPPELRFLKANQIITYRVKFTAQKGAGKEGVSFGQGYLRWVSDKYKVTSPIAVLF; encoded by the coding sequence ATGGAGGGCAAAAGGTTTGCTATAGTGTTGCAGATTATTAATCTTCTTGGCTTCATTTTCGTGTTTGATCCATCACTAGTAGCTGCAGATGAGGAGCAAAATGGCATGCAAACTTATATTGTTTGGGTAGAAAAGCCGCCGGTTTCTCTGGAACCTTCTGCACTGTCCCAGGAAGACTTGGAGAGGTGGTATCGATCATTTTTGCCAGAAAATAGGATTGAAAGCTCGAAGAAGACGCGAATTGTCCATGCATACCACAATGTGGCAACTGGATTTGCAGCAAAGCTGACACCAGAGGAAGTGAAAGCGATGGAAAAGAAACAAGGATTTGTTTCTGCTCATCCGGAAGCTATTCTGCCTTTGCACACAACTCATAGTCCCAACTTCTTGGGTTTGCAGCAAGGATCGGGATTTTGGAAAGGAGCAAATTATGGTAAAGGTGTGATCATTGGAGTTTTGGATACTGGGATTTCACCCGATCATCCCTCATTTAGTGACAAAGGAGTGCCTCCTCCTCCAGCTAAATGGAAAGGAAAATGTGAGTTTGATGGGGCAGTATGTAATAACAAACTTATTGGTGCAAGAAGTTTCGTAGACGGGCAACCTGCAGGAGGTCCTCCATTTGACGGAGAAGGCCACGGGACACACACAGCCAGCACAGCTGGTGGAAATTTTGTGAAACGCGCCGCAGTATTTGAAATGGCCAAAGGCACAGCGGTTGGCATGGCGCCATATGCTCATTTGGCAATCTACAAAGTATGCTCAATTTTGGGTTGCTTCGAGGGTGACATTTTGGCTGCTTTTGATGCTGCTGTTGATGATGGCGTGGATGTGATCTCGCTCTCAGTTGGGGGTCCCTCTGGTCCTTTTTATACAGATGGGATTGCAATTGGCGCATTTGGAGCAATGCAAAGGGGAATTTTTGTCAGCTGCTCTGCCGGAAACTCTGGTCCTTCCTATTCTAGTTTATCAAATGTGGCCCCATGGATTCTCACCGTCGGCGCCAGCACTATTGACAGAAGCATAAGAGCAACGACACGTCTTGGGAATAAGAAGGCATACAATGGGGAATCCCTCTTCCAGCCTAAGAATTTTAACTCAAATTCGAAATTAATGTTACCCCTTGTGTATGCAGGCGCAATTGGCAACACTTCTTCCCCCTCTTGCGAACATGGTACGCTTGAAAATGTTCGAGGGAAACTAGTGCTGTGCGAGAGAGGTGGAATGAGCGGAAGAGTCGACAAAGGGGCAGAAGTGAAAAGAGCTGGTGGGGCTGCCATGATTCTCGTGAACCAAGGCATTGATGGCTATAGCACATCAGCTGACCCTCATGTGCTTCCCGCAACACATGTGAGTTATGCCGCAGGGTTGAAAATTAAGTCTTATATAAAATCAACCTCAAAACCAACAGCGATAATTTTATTCAAAGGCACTGTTATTGGAAATTCGCAAGCTCCCAGTGTCGCTTCATTTTCATCAAGAGGACCAAGCGTTCCAAGTCCTGGGATTTTGAAACCGGACATCATTGGTCCTGGTGTTAGCATCCTAGCTGCATGGCCTGTTCCAGTGGACAATGCCATAAAGTCCAAAGCAACATTCAACATAATTTCGGGTACTTCAATGTCATGCCCTCACCTAAGTGGCATTGCAGCTCTGCTCAAGAGTTTCCACCCCGACTGGTCTCCAGCTGCGATTAAATCCGCAATCATGACAACCGCAGATGTACATAACCTCGGAGGTAAGTCCATAGTTGATCAAACACTTAGGCCAGCAGACATTTTTGCAATAGGTGCAGGCCATGTTAACCCTACAAAAGCAAATGACCCCGGGCTCATATACGACACACAGCCGAATGATTATATCCGTTACTTGTGCGGTTTGAAATACACAGAGAAACAGATACAGATCGTCACccaacaaaaagtaaaatgcTCAGAAGTAGGATCCATATCAGAAGCACAGTTAAATTACCCTACATTTTCTCTCATAGTAGGTTCCAATAACAAGACTCGGTCTCAGCTTTACACAAGGACAGTGAAGAATGTCGGGCCGGCTAATTCGACTTACAAGCTGGAAATTTTAGCACCACAAAAGATGAATGTGGATGTCAGTCCACCGGAGCTTAGATTCTTGAAGGCCAACCAGATCATTACGTACCGTGTGAAGTTCACGGCACAAAAGGGTGCAGGGAAGGAAGGTGTATCATTTGGTCAGGGATATTTGAGATGGGTTTCTGATAAGTATAAGGTGACTAGCCCTATAGCTGTGCTCTTTTAA
- the LOC114823685 gene encoding copper chaperone for superoxide dismutase, chloroplastic/cytosolic-like produces MAFLRSVATTTAIAAAFAFPAAVALSSLSPSSSSSFLSFRFRFPKPQNRAFLSSAPSLLNPNPPFLATSFAHSPSATQMDAPASEQKPSFQSDGALPELLTEYMVDMKCNGCVKSVKNKLETLEGVKSVEVDLNSQVVRVLGSTPLKTMTEALEQTGQKGRLIGQGIPEDFLVSAAVSEFKGPDVFGVVRLAQVNMELARIEANFSGLTPGKHGWSINEFGDLTEGTKSTGKVFNPSNEANEPLGDLGTLESDESGNAFFSGVKEKLRVADLIGRSIAIYETADKSASGIAAAVIARSAGAGENYKRLCTCDGTTIWESTGNDFVTSKV; encoded by the exons atgGCATTTCTGAGGTCAGTGGCTACGACTACTGCCATAGCAGCTGCCTTTGCATTTCCTGCCGCCGTTGCCCTTTCTTCCCTCTCtccgtcctcctcctcctcctttttaTCTTTTCGATTTCGATTCCCAAAACCCCAAAACAGAGCCTTTCTGTCCTCCGCGCCGTCACTGCTCAACCCAAACCCTCCGTTCCTCGCTACAAGCTTCGCCCACTCGCCTTCGGCTACCCAGATGGACGCGCCCGCATCGGAGCAAAAGCCATCCTTTCAG AGTGATGGTGCGTTGCCAGAGCTACTG ACAGAGTACATGGTGGATATGAAATGTAACGGTTGTGTTAAGTCTGTCAAGAACAAGTTAGAAACTCTTGAGG GGGTAAAAAGTGTAGAGGTAGACCTCAACAGTCAAGTCGTTAGGGTTCTGGGTTCAACGCCTTTGAAGACCATGACTGAAGCTTTGGAGCAGACGGGGCAAAAAGGGAGATTAATTGGGCAGGGGATCCCTGAAG ATTTTTTGGTTTCTGCGGCTGTTTCTGAATTTAAAGGTCCAGATGTGTTTGGTGTGGTTCGTTTAGCTCAGGTGAATATGGAATTGGCTAGGATCGAGGCCAACTTTAGTGGGTTGACTCCTGGGAAACATGGTTGGTCGATCAATGAATTTGGTGATTTAACAGAAGGAACTAAAAGCACTGGAAAAGTATTTAACCCATCAAATGAAGCAAACGAG CCGCTTGGTGACCTGGGAACACTGGAAAGTGATGAGAGTGGTAATGCCTTCTTCTCTGGGGTCAAAGAGAAGCTGAGAGTTGCTGATCTTATTGGGAGGTCAATAGCGATATATGAAACTGCTGATAAGTCGGCCTCTGGTATCGCGGCTGCTGTGATTGCTAGAAGTGCTGGAGCTGGCGAGAACTACAAAAGGCTTTGCACTTGTGACGGAACCACCATATGGGAATCAACGGGCAACGATTTCGTCACCAGCAAGGTCTGA